The following proteins come from a genomic window of Anopheles ziemanni chromosome 3, idAnoZiCoDA_A2_x.2, whole genome shotgun sequence:
- the LOC131288542 gene encoding putative ankyrin repeat protein RF_0381, whose product MPLKVLSSDDWFEIALVKQTTASISFQWTFRNPLDVPYDLFKVEKCYSVKRDQWEMVYWGTGTTLTVRCLEQNLCYSFRASILHQPTDGADFQYAYQSPIFKACTLPNVPSTMGLYRAVKKSQPGLVRRLLHARPELVNVPVHGETFLYLAVRSGNLDLVNVLLDGGANIDQGVPDTSVTPLHLAVYRRNLALVRHLIEKGANVQAQNCVGMTIGHYAIDTDDLAMVKYVLAQGISQEARDRCQWTLIFRAIYMRASIEIVRHLLERKCRLKVKDRLRLTPLYYAQMDGREGILRLLRRRLKI is encoded by the coding sequence ATGCCGCTTAAAGTGCTCTCCTCAGACGATTGGTTCGAAATCGCGCTGGTAAAGCAAACTACGGCATCCATCAGTTTCCAGTGGACCTTCCGCAATCCTCTCGATGTGCCGTACGATCTGTTCAAGGTGGAAAAGTGCTACAGTGTCAAGCGCGATCAGTGGGAGATGGTGTACTGGGGTACCGGGACGACGTTGACCGTGCGTTGTCTAGAGCAGAACCTTTGCTACTCGTTCCGTGCAAGTATCCTACATCAGCCGACTGATGGTGCCGACTTCCAGTACGCCTACCAGTCACCCATCTTCAAGGCTTGCACACTCCCGAACGTACCATCCACGATGGGACTCTACCGGGCGGTGAAGAAGAGCCAACCGGGACTAGTACGACGGCTTCTGCATGCTCGCCCCGAGTTGGTCAACGTGCCCGTACATGGGGAAACGTTCCTCTACCTGGCCGTGCGCAGCGGAAACCTGGACCTAGTGAACGTACTGCTGGATGGAGGTGCTAACATCGATCAGGGCGTACCGGATACGAGCGTCACTCCACTTCACCTGGCGGTATACCGACGCAATCTGGCTCTGGTGCGACACTTGATCGAAAAAGGTGCGAACGTGCAGGCACAGAACTGCGTCGGAATGACCATCGGCCATTATGCGATCGACACGGACGACCTGGCGATGGTGAAGTACGTACTTGCGCAGGGTATCAGTCAGGAGGCGCGTGATCGATGCCAGTGGACGTTGATCTTCCGTGCGATATATATGCGCGCCTCGATCGAAATTGTGCGCCACCTACTCGAGCGCAAGTGTCGGCTGAAGGTGAAGGACCGTTTGCGCCTAACGCCCCTCTATTACGCGCAGATGGACGGCCGAGAAGGTATTCTGAGGTTGCTGCGCCGACGCTTGAAGATTTAA